From a single bacterium genomic region:
- the alr gene encoding alanine racemase, protein MARPTVAEIRLSALRHNVHAIRALLPQGAGLLCIVKANAYGHGALPVARALEADGARMLGVATVEEGVELREGGVRLPVVVLGGVDPPQAAEAHAHGLSAALFDPGQIDYLARAAEAAGRPFPVHLKVDTGMGRLGLLPREAMAAASLIASTPALRMEGWMTHLSSADGPAAEDAEYTAAQLAAFRGMLPAVRKAFGEGVAVHALNSAGILRFREEAFDLVRPGIALYGCSPLSAGGAPPDLRPVMRVVTKVMSLKELPAGHPVSYSRRYRCDGPRRIAVVPVGYADGYRRALTGHARMSVAGHPVPVVGTVCMDHTMIDVTGVPGVAIGTDVEVMGEASMGAGEMATICGTIPYEILVQVGPRIPRVTVG, encoded by the coding sequence TTGGCCCGGCCCACGGTGGCGGAGATCCGCCTCTCGGCACTCCGGCACAACGTTCACGCGATTCGCGCATTGCTCCCGCAAGGCGCCGGCCTTCTCTGCATCGTGAAGGCGAACGCCTACGGGCACGGCGCGCTTCCCGTGGCGCGCGCCCTCGAAGCGGACGGTGCGCGGATGCTGGGCGTGGCGACCGTGGAAGAGGGGGTGGAGCTGCGGGAGGGGGGGGTCCGTCTGCCCGTCGTCGTGCTGGGGGGCGTCGATCCGCCGCAGGCGGCGGAGGCCCACGCCCACGGCCTTTCGGCGGCCCTGTTCGACCCGGGGCAGATCGACTACCTCGCCCGCGCGGCGGAGGCGGCGGGGCGCCCCTTCCCGGTGCACCTCAAGGTCGACACGGGGATGGGACGGCTCGGACTTCTCCCGCGGGAGGCGATGGCGGCGGCTTCGCTGATCGCGTCGACCCCGGCCCTGCGGATGGAAGGATGGATGACGCACCTGTCGTCGGCGGACGGTCCGGCGGCGGAAGACGCGGAGTACACGGCGGCGCAGCTGGCCGCCTTCCGGGGAATGCTCCCCGCCGTCCGGAAGGCGTTCGGGGAAGGCGTCGCGGTCCACGCGCTGAACAGCGCGGGGATCCTGCGGTTCCGCGAAGAGGCGTTCGACCTCGTCCGTCCCGGGATCGCCCTGTACGGCTGCTCCCCCCTTTCCGCCGGCGGCGCGCCGCCGGACCTTCGCCCCGTGATGCGGGTCGTCACGAAGGTGATGTCCCTCAAGGAGCTCCCCGCGGGGCACCCGGTGAGCTACAGCCGACGGTACCGATGCGACGGCCCCCGCCGGATCGCCGTCGTTCCCGTCGGGTACGCCGACGGCTATCGCCGCGCGCTGACGGGTCATGCCCGGATGTCGGTCGCCGGCCATCCCGTTCCCGTCGTCGGGACGGTGTGCATGGACCATACGATGATCGACGTCACCGGCGTGCCTGGCGTGGCGATCGGGACGGACGTCGAGGTGATGGGGGAGGCGTCGATGGGTGCGGGGGAGATGGCGACGATCTGCGGGACGATCCCGTACGAGATCCTGGTCCAGGTCGGACCGAGGATCCCCCGGGTGACCGTTGGCTGA